Proteins from a genomic interval of Candidatus Rubidus massiliensis:
- a CDS encoding Tir chaperone protein (CesT) — MSIENAKENLKEFGKELGLEGLEFDENNTCILGIDDEFSLHITYEPNSKRLYLYSPLLDGLPKDDKTRLKLYEALLEGSMLGGQMAGGGVGVAVKEELILIHCTLDMEHAVGNLLRQFAPLYVETVEKWRKKCRDISEGRDGGESKSSGQGPTGFPGPGGLPGGSKSPQIIRG, encoded by the coding sequence ATGTCAATTGAAAATGCTAAGGAAAATTTAAAAGAATTCGGTAAAGAACTCGGACTTGAAGGGTTAGAGTTTGATGAAAATAATACTTGTATTTTAGGTATTGATGATGAGTTTTCTCTTCACATTACTTATGAACCCAATTCTAAACGTTTATATTTGTATTCCCCTCTTTTAGATGGTCTTCCAAAAGATGACAAAACACGCTTGAAGCTTTATGAAGCTTTATTAGAAGGTTCTATGCTAGGTGGCCAGATGGCTGGTGGCGGTGTTGGTGTGGCTGTTAAAGAAGAGCTTATTTTAATTCACTGTACACTTGACATGGAACATGCGGTTGGTAATTTATTGCGCCAATTTGCTCCATTATACGTTGAGACTGTTGAAAAATGGAGAAAAAAATGTCGCGATATTTCAGAAGGGCGTGACGGTGGTGAATCAAAATCAAGTGGTCAAGGTCCCACTGGATTTCCAGGCCCTGGAGGCCTCCCTGGCGGTAGCAAATCTCCCCAAATTATCCGTGGTTAA
- the queA gene encoding S-adenosylmethionine:tRNA ribosyltransferase-isomerase: MYSLSDYSYDLPEELIAQYPSQKRETSRLLIVDRSTQNFLEIPFFELKNFLNKGDELIFNNTKVFPCRFLGKRKGGGIAEVFLLKKRETNVWEALVKPGRKLGKDTKVFIEDEIALDIIDELENGIRLIRIPSNIDEEFFFNKYGKIPLPTYINRPSDQNFDQERYQTVYAQHTGSVAAPTAGLHFSENLIKELAEKGINQHNITLHVGLGTFQPVKTENIIEHKMHQETYSIEDSVAECLNRPLPHRRICVGTTTCRALESNKQHFKKIVSGIYQTDIFIYPGYNFVYVDHLLTNFHAPRSSLLMLVSAFAGYDLIKEAYQKAIKDKFRFFSYGDAMLIL, encoded by the coding sequence ATGTATTCTTTATCCGATTATTCCTACGATTTACCAGAAGAGCTAATTGCTCAATACCCATCCCAAAAACGGGAAACATCTCGTTTACTGATTGTTGATCGCTCTACGCAAAATTTTTTGGAAATTCCTTTTTTTGAACTAAAAAATTTCTTAAACAAAGGGGATGAATTAATTTTTAATAATACCAAAGTTTTTCCTTGTCGTTTTTTAGGTAAAAGAAAGGGGGGAGGGATAGCAGAAGTTTTTTTACTAAAAAAAAGAGAGACGAATGTATGGGAAGCTTTAGTTAAACCTGGCAGAAAACTTGGCAAAGATACCAAAGTTTTTATTGAAGATGAGATTGCTTTAGACATTATTGACGAACTTGAAAATGGAATTAGATTGATTCGTATCCCATCTAATATCGATGAAGAATTTTTTTTTAACAAATATGGTAAAATACCATTGCCAACCTACATTAATCGCCCCTCTGATCAAAATTTTGATCAAGAGCGATATCAAACTGTTTATGCCCAGCATACAGGATCGGTTGCGGCGCCTACAGCTGGTTTACATTTTAGCGAAAACTTAATTAAGGAATTAGCTGAAAAAGGGATTAATCAACACAATATTACTTTACATGTGGGGCTTGGTACCTTTCAGCCAGTTAAAACAGAAAATATTATTGAGCATAAAATGCATCAAGAAACCTATTCGATTGAAGATAGTGTGGCAGAATGTCTCAATCGTCCTCTTCCTCACCGAAGGATTTGCGTTGGCACAACAACTTGCCGCGCTCTTGAATCCAATAAACAACATTTTAAAAAAATTGTAAGTGGAATTTATCAAACAGATATTTTTATTTATCCAGGGTATAATTTTGTTTACGTAGATCACTTGCTAACTAATTTTCACGCCCCACGTTCTAGCCTTTTGATGTTAGTTTCAGCTTTTGCTGGTTATGATTTAATTAAAGAAGCGTATCAAAAAGCTATTAAGGATAAGTTTCGATTTTTTTCTTATGGTGACGCTATGTTAATTTTATAA
- the ssb_2 gene encoding Helix-destabilizing protein codes for MSKGMNIVQIAGHLGADPETRVTPSGQKVTTFRMAVNGKKGGSEYTVWWRVTVWGDNRLLPYLKKGSAVIVIGDMSKPEIYTDKEGRPQVSLEITAEIIRFSPFGRNDRQEETNNTSYGSSNSYEERSNNSFSSNSFGGFGSFEPSMAEKEDEVPF; via the coding sequence ATGAGTAAAGGAATGAACATTGTTCAAATTGCTGGACATTTAGGTGCAGATCCTGAAACAAGAGTGACTCCAAGCGGACAAAAAGTAACAACTTTTCGCATGGCAGTTAACGGAAAAAAAGGTGGAAGTGAGTATACTGTTTGGTGGAGAGTCACTGTATGGGGAGATAACCGTCTGTTGCCTTACTTAAAAAAAGGTTCGGCTGTTATTGTTATAGGTGATATGTCAAAACCTGAAATTTATACAGATAAAGAAGGTCGTCCACAAGTATCGTTGGAAATTACAGCGGAAATCATTCGTTTTAGTCCATTTGGAAGAAATGATCGACAAGAAGAAACGAATAATACTTCTTATGGTTCTTCAAATTCTTATGAAGAACGTTCCAATAATTCTTTCTCTTCTAATAGCTTTGGTGGATTTGGATCATTTGAACCTTCTATGGCCGAAAAAGAAGATGAAGTTCCATTCTGA
- the glgX gene encoding Glycogen debranching enzyme — MSLTLGKGKPFPLGLSLENQFVNFSIYSKQAISVNLCLFDEKQQLIQDFFLDPKVNKTGNIWHIAVANLPDTFLYGYKLDGNTIFFQKDQILSDPYAQNLNTTSIWGEYHKVPYQPLGIFTKPQPFDWEGVTKPKIPIKDLVIYETHVRGFTIDKSSGVKHPGTFLGIIEKIPFLLDLGINGIELLPIFEFNECDNPFKGPHEEKLYNYWGYSTVNFFTPMNRYATSASPNHALTEFKSLVKELHKNKIEVILDIVLNHTAENGKEGPFFSFKGIDANTYYIINEEEQFANYTGCGNTFNCNHPIVIQFILDVLRFWYEECQVDGFRFDLASIFKRDLSGEPNANALLNAITYDPILSEAKLIAEPWDAAGLYNVGSFYYGENRWVEWNGKFRDRVRQFIKGNNDIKGGFASSVCGSNDIYFTSPLVSQNFICVHDGFTLHDLVSYNEKHNEENGEQNRDGINNNDSWNCGEEGETQDKTITQLRIQQRKNYHLALMISQGVPLLLMGDEYGHSKKGNNNTWSQDNELNWFLWNELKKNEQFYEFYKFCIRLRKQNPLFRSEKFLSEKEVVWLNPDSSPIDWLQNPQFLAFTLIDQIDNKNIYIAFNSSNSEMVVKFPEAPDGKKWYLLIDTGKATGKDFYEEKIFPIDKIEFTLPAYASILLKAL; from the coding sequence ATGTCTCTAACACTTGGCAAAGGCAAACCATTTCCTCTCGGGCTTTCTTTAGAAAACCAATTCGTAAACTTTTCTATATATTCTAAACAAGCGATTTCAGTAAATCTTTGCCTTTTCGATGAAAAACAACAATTAATCCAAGATTTTTTTTTAGATCCAAAAGTTAATAAAACGGGAAATATTTGGCATATTGCTGTTGCAAATTTACCAGATACATTTCTCTACGGTTATAAACTTGATGGAAACACTATATTTTTCCAAAAAGATCAAATTCTATCCGATCCTTATGCCCAAAATTTAAATACTACTTCCATTTGGGGAGAATACCACAAAGTCCCCTATCAACCTCTAGGAATATTTACAAAACCACAACCATTTGATTGGGAAGGCGTAACAAAACCAAAAATTCCTATTAAAGATTTAGTTATTTACGAGACCCATGTAAGAGGCTTTACAATTGATAAATCTAGTGGCGTTAAACATCCCGGAACTTTTTTAGGGATAATCGAAAAAATACCTTTCTTACTAGATTTAGGAATTAATGGAATTGAATTACTACCTATTTTTGAATTTAATGAATGTGACAATCCCTTCAAGGGTCCTCATGAAGAAAAATTGTATAATTATTGGGGATATTCTACGGTTAATTTTTTTACTCCCATGAACCGTTACGCTACTTCAGCTTCACCAAATCATGCTCTAACTGAATTTAAAAGTCTCGTTAAAGAACTACACAAAAACAAGATAGAAGTCATTTTAGATATTGTGTTAAATCATACAGCGGAAAATGGAAAAGAAGGACCTTTTTTTTCTTTTAAAGGAATTGATGCTAACACTTACTATATAATTAATGAAGAAGAACAATTTGCCAATTATACTGGTTGCGGTAACACTTTTAATTGCAATCATCCAATCGTGATTCAATTTATTCTCGATGTTTTAAGATTTTGGTATGAAGAATGTCAAGTCGACGGTTTTCGCTTTGACCTAGCCTCTATTTTTAAAAGGGACCTTTCAGGTGAGCCTAATGCTAATGCCCTTTTAAATGCTATCACTTATGACCCCATTTTAAGTGAGGCTAAACTAATTGCTGAACCTTGGGATGCTGCAGGTTTATATAATGTTGGATCATTTTATTATGGGGAAAATCGATGGGTAGAGTGGAATGGGAAATTTAGAGATAGAGTGCGCCAATTCATCAAAGGCAATAACGACATTAAAGGGGGATTTGCTTCAAGTGTATGTGGCAGCAATGACATATATTTTACCTCTCCCTTAGTCAGTCAAAATTTTATTTGTGTGCACGATGGTTTTACTCTTCACGATTTAGTTTCTTACAATGAAAAACACAATGAAGAAAACGGGGAACAAAATAGAGATGGGATCAATAATAATGATAGTTGGAATTGTGGTGAAGAAGGGGAAACGCAAGACAAAACTATAACACAACTTCGTATACAACAAAGAAAAAACTATCACTTAGCCTTAATGATTTCACAAGGGGTACCATTATTATTAATGGGCGATGAGTATGGTCATTCTAAAAAAGGGAATAATAATACCTGGTCTCAAGATAATGAATTGAATTGGTTTTTGTGGAATGAACTTAAAAAAAATGAACAGTTTTACGAATTTTATAAGTTTTGCATTCGCTTAAGAAAGCAAAATCCTCTATTTAGATCGGAGAAATTTTTATCTGAAAAGGAAGTTGTCTGGCTAAATCCCGATTCTTCACCAATAGATTGGTTGCAAAATCCTCAATTTTTAGCCTTCACACTAATTGACCAAATCGATAATAAAAATATATACATAGCCTTTAACTCTTCTAACTCTGAAATGGTCGTTAAATTTCCCGAAGCTCCAGATGGAAAAAAATGGTATTTGCTAATCGACACTGGCAAAGCCACAGGAAAGGATTTTTATGAGGAAAAGATATTTCCTATAGATAAAATTGAATTTACTTTACCAGCCTATGCATCTATTTTATTAAAAGCGTTATAA
- a CDS encoding hypothetical protein (H-34), translating to MFLIRLSLILTMLCGMSLQAGLFERVDRNPGSKNTIKVLLVHDKPGVMVEVKGKYRIFDPNTNKYLTTRFLGKRKLIQAIRDGIKWGEEFPGIHQLLIVPGNEETTTLVDGIEYRGLVYVYDIGGAISVVNEIDYDDYLNSLITNKLKRELPKEALAAYVIAERTLALYRTMHAPSPYWAVRGDWVGYQGIAIINPKSFLAEVIAETRNMVMSEEDSFQGIKPFPSVWKKESESPDGVVAKIDLNQADSLARSGRNASQILKKAFPNCSMKLMQE from the coding sequence ATGTTTTTAATTCGTTTAAGTTTAATATTGACTATGCTTTGCGGTATGTCTTTGCAAGCTGGTCTTTTTGAAAGAGTAGATCGCAATCCTGGCAGTAAAAATACGATAAAAGTATTGCTTGTCCATGATAAACCAGGTGTTATGGTAGAGGTTAAAGGAAAGTATAGGATATTTGATCCGAATACAAATAAATATTTAACAACTAGATTTTTAGGTAAAAGAAAGTTAATCCAAGCCATTAGAGACGGGATAAAATGGGGGGAAGAATTTCCAGGAATTCATCAATTGCTTATAGTTCCTGGCAATGAAGAAACAACTACCTTAGTTGATGGGATTGAATATAGAGGCTTAGTTTATGTTTACGATATTGGAGGAGCTATTAGTGTAGTTAATGAAATTGATTACGACGACTATTTAAATTCATTAATTACAAATAAGTTAAAAAGAGAACTACCAAAAGAAGCATTAGCTGCCTATGTTATTGCAGAAAGAACATTAGCTTTATATAGAACTATGCATGCACCCTCACCTTATTGGGCTGTAAGAGGGGATTGGGTTGGCTACCAAGGGATTGCTATCATAAACCCTAAAAGTTTTCTAGCCGAAGTTATTGCAGAAACTCGTAATATGGTGATGAGTGAAGAAGATAGTTTTCAAGGAATAAAACCTTTTCCAAGCGTTTGGAAAAAAGAATCGGAATCACCCGATGGTGTGGTTGCCAAAATCGATTTAAATCAAGCGGATTCCTTGGCAAGAAGTGGACGTAATGCGTCTCAAATCTTAAAAAAAGCGTTTCCTAATTGTTCTATGAAACTTATGCAGGAATAA
- the ruvB gene encoding Holliday junction ATP-dependent DNA helicase RuvB codes for MNKSFIESSYSQTDVQFEIPIRPQSLKDFMGQDNLKNRLDILITAAKQRKDPLGHCLFSGPPGLGKTTLANILANAMGTSLVTTSGPAIEKPGDLAGVLTNLQEGDILFIDEIHRLNRVVEEYLYTAMEDYVLDLIIDKGPSARTVQVKLNKFTLVGATTRMGLLQEAFRSRFAFTHRLEYYTHDTLQNIIQRSGLILNLPIDSQSARRIAERSRGTPRIANHLLRWVRDYVQTKAANQVNEKIILQALHLLEIDEKGLDEMDIRILEMIIDHYEGGPVGLNTIATAIGEEPHTIEEVYEPYLIMIGFLIRTPRGRKATHLAWEHLEKRKMTK; via the coding sequence ATGAATAAAAGCTTTATAGAATCATCCTATAGTCAAACAGACGTTCAGTTCGAGATTCCCATTCGACCACAGTCTTTAAAAGATTTTATGGGTCAAGATAATTTAAAAAATCGTTTAGATATTTTGATTACTGCTGCAAAGCAAAGAAAAGATCCTTTAGGACATTGTTTATTTAGTGGGCCACCTGGACTTGGCAAAACTACACTTGCTAATATTTTGGCAAATGCTATGGGTACAAGCCTAGTTACAACATCCGGGCCTGCCATCGAAAAACCGGGAGATTTAGCTGGCGTGCTGACTAACTTGCAAGAAGGAGATATTTTATTTATTGATGAAATTCATCGGTTAAATAGAGTGGTCGAGGAATATCTATACACAGCTATGGAAGATTATGTTTTAGATCTTATTATAGACAAAGGCCCAAGTGCTAGGACGGTTCAAGTAAAATTAAATAAATTTACTTTGGTCGGTGCTACTACTAGAATGGGACTTTTGCAAGAAGCCTTTCGATCAAGGTTTGCCTTTACTCATCGATTAGAATACTACACACACGATACACTTCAAAATATTATCCAACGTTCCGGGCTTATCCTAAATCTACCAATAGATAGTCAATCGGCTAGAAGAATCGCTGAAAGATCAAGAGGAACCCCAAGAATTGCCAATCATCTTTTGCGCTGGGTTAGAGATTATGTACAAACTAAAGCTGCTAATCAAGTGAATGAAAAAATTATTCTTCAAGCCCTGCATTTATTAGAAATAGATGAAAAGGGGTTGGATGAGATGGATATTAGAATATTGGAAATGATTATCGATCATTATGAAGGAGGGCCTGTTGGTTTAAATACGATTGCTACAGCAATAGGAGAAGAACCTCATACTATAGAAGAAGTTTATGAACCTTATTTGATTATGATTGGTTTTTTGATTCGAACACCAAGAGGCAGAAAAGCAACGCATTTAGCTTGGGAACATTTAGAAAAAAGAAAAATGACAAAATGA
- the pepA gene encoding Cytosol aminopeptidase translates to MDFTSQKTSPNSSEIIYIPFWKGKEAKVEEACDNSSFKNEYNAPIKVGDFKGKEGEILILYPSKGIRIGLVGLGEKDKITTEKLRRIYSNVTKSAINKKIKEITVLVPKISHLLEEATINGISEGLLLANYHYLLLKNDSIKEEKPTLVQVVHLIGASKKQLSLAQKNQVVAQAVYFTRDLVNGNADDITPQHLCEVAKDLAKDYPKIKTKILDKKQIEKEKMGLILAVNKGSPRDPALILMEYRGNPKSKELTAIVGKGITFDTGGLNLKPHGSMDTMKCDMGGAGVVFGTMKALASLGLKVNVIGVVPTTENSIDGNSYKPGDVYKSFLGKTIEIVDTDAEGRLVLADALAYTVQNYKPSQIIDFATLTGAIQIALGSEASGLFSNNDALANSLMRSGSETFERLWRMPMYEEYRDLLKSDIADMKNVGGRPGGAISAAHFLQEFVNKTPWAHCDIAATAFLSEGKRYLPKYATGVGVRLMTDFFENL, encoded by the coding sequence ATGGATTTTACTTCCCAAAAAACTAGTCCTAACTCCTCCGAAATAATATATATTCCTTTTTGGAAAGGTAAAGAGGCAAAAGTCGAAGAGGCTTGTGATAACTCTTCCTTTAAAAATGAATATAATGCACCTATAAAAGTAGGCGATTTTAAAGGAAAGGAGGGGGAAATCCTTATTCTTTATCCTTCTAAGGGGATAAGAATTGGACTGGTTGGTTTAGGTGAAAAAGATAAAATTACTACTGAAAAATTACGCCGAATCTATAGCAATGTTACAAAATCTGCTATCAACAAGAAAATTAAAGAAATTACAGTTTTAGTCCCGAAGATTTCTCATCTTTTAGAAGAAGCGACAATAAATGGGATATCAGAAGGATTACTCCTTGCAAATTACCACTATTTATTGCTTAAAAATGACTCCATAAAAGAGGAAAAGCCAACACTTGTACAAGTGGTTCATTTAATAGGGGCATCAAAAAAACAACTTTCCTTAGCTCAAAAAAATCAAGTGGTCGCGCAAGCTGTCTACTTTACAAGAGATTTAGTAAATGGAAATGCGGATGACATAACTCCTCAACACTTATGTGAGGTAGCGAAAGATTTAGCAAAAGATTACCCCAAAATAAAAACGAAGATATTAGATAAAAAGCAAATTGAAAAAGAAAAGATGGGGTTAATTTTAGCTGTTAATAAAGGCTCTCCAAGGGACCCTGCCTTAATTTTAATGGAATATAGAGGTAACCCTAAATCTAAAGAGTTAACAGCAATTGTTGGCAAAGGAATTACCTTTGACACAGGAGGACTCAATCTTAAACCCCATGGCTCCATGGATACTATGAAATGTGATATGGGTGGTGCCGGTGTTGTTTTTGGAACAATGAAAGCCTTGGCCTCTTTAGGGTTGAAAGTCAACGTTATAGGAGTTGTACCGACAACTGAAAACAGTATTGATGGAAATAGTTATAAACCAGGCGATGTATACAAAAGTTTTCTTGGGAAAACAATTGAAATTGTGGACACTGACGCCGAAGGGAGACTTGTTTTAGCAGACGCTTTAGCTTATACAGTCCAAAACTATAAACCATCACAAATCATTGACTTTGCTACATTAACTGGAGCTATACAAATAGCTTTAGGTTCGGAAGCAAGTGGGCTGTTTTCTAATAATGATGCCCTTGCCAATTCTTTAATGCGTTCAGGGAGTGAAACCTTTGAAAGACTTTGGAGAATGCCAATGTATGAGGAATATCGGGATTTGCTCAAATCCGATATTGCAGATATGAAAAACGTTGGAGGAAGACCGGGTGGCGCAATAAGTGCAGCCCATTTTTTACAAGAATTTGTGAACAAAACTCCTTGGGCCCATTGTGATATCGCTGCAACTGCTTTTTTAAGTGAAGGCAAACGTTACCTTCCAAAATATGCCACAGGTGTTGGAGTAAGGCTAATGACTGACTTCTTTGAAAATTTATAA